The genomic window ACACATTCTGCGCACCGGAGACCGTAACCCGTTGGCCGGCAGTCACTCCGGTCACGCCCGGCCCGGTCGCGTCGATCCGGCCGACCGCCTCGGTACCCGGAATCGCGGGCAGCGGCGGCTGGTAACCGTACACGCCGCGCACGATGGCGAGGTCGTGATTGTGGATGGGCGCGAGGATCAGTTCCACCCGCACCTCACCTTCGCCGGGCTCGGGCACCGGCCGTTCCGCGGTGGTCAGTACATCCTTGGGTTCGCCGAAACTTTCGATGACTACGGCACGCATGCTTTTGCTCCTCCGATCAGTCTTCGGCGACGACAACGTCGACGTCGATATTGCCGCGGGTGGCGTTGGAGTACGGGCACACCTGGTGCGCCTTGTCGGCGAGGGCCTGCGCGTCTTCACGGGACAGATGCGGCAGCGACACCTCGAGGGTGACCGCGAGCGCGAAGCCGCCCGCGCCGTTGGGGCCGATGCCGACCTTCGCGCCGACCGCCGAGTCGTCGATATCGGCCTTGGCCTGCTTGCCGACCAGGCGCAGCGCGGAATGGAAGCAGGCCGCGTAGCCGGCCGCGAACAGCTGTTCGGGGTTGGTGCCCTCGCCGCTGCCGCCCATTTCCTTGGGTGCGGCCAGG from Nocardia iowensis includes these protein-coding regions:
- a CDS encoding organic hydroperoxide resistance protein → MQIVYTAEALATGDGRNGHARTTDGKVDVDLAAPKEMGGSGEGTNPEQLFAAGYAACFHSALRLVGKQAKADIDDSAVGAKVGIGPNGAGGFALAVTLEVSLPHLSREDAQALADKAHQVCPYSNATRGNIDVDVVVAED